A window from Mixophyes fleayi isolate aMixFle1 chromosome 12, aMixFle1.hap1, whole genome shotgun sequence encodes these proteins:
- the ANKRD35 gene encoding ankyrin repeat domain-containing protein 35 isoform X4, producing MTVITSHKVEINAKTDDGCTALHLATSNCHPECVKLLLQRGAHEDSIDFHSRTPLHCAATSGCVSSVLLLCNAEDTLLDAVDDDGRTPLMIAALRNHPTVCSLLLDRGAQLDLSDRENKTALILACEKGNIQAAETLITKRADLGLQDTKGNDALYYASLSRDGALKRLVQMALDRRKNEQQARSEENLAASTASIREQELVSLWKKRYEEEQKRGVWLQGELMTKTQELERMTEENRVESRRIRELAGPLTGLLDGETVTPEAKAGVHHNFDTCGLLGQVLEQVKSSQDRQMNERNLQEETIKGLNAKANETEKMEERHREEVRRLQGEATSAREREESARRRVTELEGHLENMREVLSQYETRKRVQSTVVEDLQEQISEVMCEKEELLVLLQKIQGQEENGNNGHAKRLDNGQTLPNNNVLNELLNKLKSDCVNVDIRPSNEVSKGCSGYVPKDVLQRNIDYWKTTIPAIETYIMNIERSQQDVVTSASGRIDSGLVNSPTDKQSNGHFAMRTSTELNLPVETNVPCLQNDVTCTKSTMTQLKNRSSLGKEHNSAHAESTESLKQTLVELEAELSALKVAHANLLTQMDLVIQEKQNLEEGLLALQESMQAEYVMKQETDIRCKDYKHQISVLSDELLAEQLKLKKLNMRLEAQREEMIMLQDSFPAEVVREESNRAVKTFSSDVLEELYWNVGTLVKKYNEASQQASALQKINLKLLDDQVQTISMTEHKNILNEIKNDLHAKVKETEDLKQRLFQVMGSMVELKEQIAVQTSNTITKQEVENRLSDLERVVTALKDQNEECQVSLERKSEEALVLKQQLDQVAGERQALQEKEESTTQEFERVRSGLELQLQALRVEHQELSVKHKANSKEADGCRELLASERARVTLLEEKVNESKKEAEELKIKSQKSEEENCHLNEKFEQLSRTSQEKQEKVEESMKELESLAKTVDQQQRQCEELAGQLQDTNKRHEEVISVYRSHLLNAAQGFMDEDIHFTLHWILKMQKEIVY from the exons ATGACGGTCATCACGTCGCACAAAGTCGAGATTAACGCCAAAACGGATGATG GCTGTACCGCACTACATTTGGCCACCAGTAATTGCCATCCGGAATGTGTCAAGCTTCTCCTGCAG CGTGGAGCCCATGAAGATTCCATAGACTTCCACAGCCGTACGCCATTACATTGTGCTG CCACCTCAGGGTGCGTTTCCAGCGTCCTACTTCTGTGCAACGCAGAGGACACCCTCCTGGATGCGGTGGATGAT GACGGGCGGACGCCGCTGATGATCGCGGCTCTCCGCAACCACCCGACCGTTTGCTCCTTGCTGCTTGACCGTGGCGCCCAGTTGGACCTCTCCGACCGGGAGAATAA GACGGCTCTCATCCTGGCCTGCGAGAAAGGAAACATCCAGGCGGCCGAAACCTTGATCACGAAGAGAGCAGACCTGGGACTCCAAGACACTAAAGGCAACGATGCCCTGTATTATGCCAGTCTGTCCAGGGACGGGGCTCTTAAGAGACTGGTCCAGATGGCGCTGGACAGGAGGAAAAATG AACAACAGGCTCGAAGTGAGGAAAACCTCGCTGCTTCCACG gCCTCAATCAGAGAACAGGAGCTGGTCAGCCTATGGAAGAAGAGATATGAGGAAGAGCAAAAACGGGGTGTTTGGCTACAAGGTGAATTGATGACGAAGACCCAAGAACTTGAGAGGATGACTGAAGAAAACAGGGTGGAGAGTAGAAGAATCAGAGAACTGGCTGGTCCACTCACTGGTCTTTTAGATGGTGAGACTGTGACACCCGAAGCTAAGGCAGGAGTACATCACAACTTCGACACCTGTGGTCTACTAGGTCAAGTTCTTGAGCAGGTCAAGTCCTCCCAAGATCGGCAAATGAACGAACGAAACCTTCAAGAAGAAACGATCAAGGGGCTCAATGCCAAGGCTAACGAGACTGAAAAAATGGAAGAGCGACACCGAGAGGAGGTGAGACGTCTTCAGGGTGAAGCCACCTCAGccagagagagggaagagagcgCACGGAGGAGAGTCACAGAGCTTGAAGGCCACTTGGAGAACATGAGGGAGGTGCTGTCGCAGTACGAGACGCGGAAGCGGGTACAGAGCACGGTGGTGGAAGATCTGCAGGAACAGATCTCAGAGGTGATGTGTGAAAAGGAAGAGCTCCTGGTGCTACTGCAAAAAATCCAAGGGCAAGAAGAAAACGGGAACAACGGCCACGCAAAGAGACTTGATAATGGGCAAACCTTGCCAAACAACAATGTATTGAACGAGTTACTCAACAAATTGAAAAGTGACTGTGTTAATGTAGACATAAGACCAAGCAATGAAGTATCAAAGGGTTGCTCTGGTTATGTGCCAAAAGATGTCCTACAAAGAAACATAGATTATTGGAAGACGACTATTCCAGCCATAGAGACCTATATCATGAATATCGAGAGATCACAACAAGATGTGGTCACTTCGGCATCAGGGAGAATTGACTCTGGTCTAGTCAACAGTCCTACAGATAAACAAAGCAATGGGCATTTTGCAATGAGGACGTCCACTGAGCTCAATCTTCCAGTAGAAACCAATGTGCCTTGTTTACAAAATGACGTAACCTGTACTAAAAGTACTATGACCCAACTCAAGAACAGGTCATCCCTGGGCAAAGAGCACAACAGTGCCCACGCGGAGAGTACAGAATCATTAAAACAAACTCTTGTGGAATTAGAAGCAGAGTTGTCCGCTCTCAAGGTGGCCCATGCCAATCTCCTCACCCAGATGGACCTTGTGATCCAAGAAAAGCAGAACTTAGAAGAAGGACTCCTTGCCCTGCAAGAAAGCATGCAGGCGGAGTACGTCATGAAGCAAGAAACGGATATCCGATGTAAGGATTACAAACACCAAATCTCCGTCCTGTCTGACGAGCTGCTGGCAGAACAATTGAAACTGAAGAAGTTGAACATGAGGTTGGAGGCTCAGCGGGAAGAAATGATCATGCTACAGGATAGTTTCCCTGCTGAGGTCGTTCGAGAAGAAAGCAACAGAGCCGTCAAGACGTTCAGCTCCGACGTCTTGGAAGAGCTTTACTGGAATGTCGGAACGCTTGTAAAGAAATACAACGAGGCTTCGCAGCAAGCCTCCGCCTTACAGAAGATAAACCTGAAGCTTCTAGATGACCAGGTCCAGACTATATCAATGACTGAGCACAAAAATATTCTCAACGAAATCAAGAACGACTTACACGCCAAGGTCAAGGAAACAGAGGATCTAAAACAAAGGCTCTTCCAAGTCATGGGTAGCATGGTAGAGCTTAAAGAACAAATAGCAGTGCAGACCTCCAACACCATAACCAAGCAAGAAGTCGAGAACCGCTTGTCTGACCTGGAAAGGGTGGTCACAGCGTTAAAAGACCAGAACGAGGAGTGCCAGGTGTCATTGGAGCGGAAAAGCGAAGAAGCCCTAGTACTAAAACAACAACTTGATCAAGTCGCTGGAGAAAGACAGGCCTTACAGGAAAAGGAGGAGAGCACAACGCAGGAGTTTGAAAGAGTCAGGAGCGGGTTAGAGCTCCAGCTTCAGGCTTTACGAGTAGAACATCAAGAGCTTTCCGTAAAACATAAAGCGAACTCAAAAGAAGCCGACGGTTGCAGAGAATTGTTGGCATCTGAAAGGGCAAGGGTTACGCTTCTAGAGGAAAAGGTTAACGAATCGAAGAAGGAAGCAGAAGAGTTGAAGATAAAGTCCCAGAAATCCGAGGAAGAGAATTGCCATCTTAATGAGAAGTTTGAGCAACTTTCCAGAACATCACAAGAGAAACAGGAGAAG GTGGAGGAATCCATGAAGGAATTGGAGTCTTTGGCGAAAACCGTTGACCAGCAACAGAGACAGTGCGAGGAGCTCGCTGGACAACTCCAG